Proteins encoded by one window of Vigna radiata var. radiata cultivar VC1973A chromosome 5, Vradiata_ver6, whole genome shotgun sequence:
- the LOC106762553 gene encoding DNA replication ATP-dependent helicase/nuclease DNA2 isoform X3: protein MFVFLDQVMVLEFCFVQQEFPFCGLNYSIGFVQVQRSKDIEHKRLCDQPLLRQNKKALLELLDQVEDAIAIDDAPVFNSNTYSFKVPQNQAYELPVKVRPVVERTESYLPKDGVDVFSNSNYLVLEVSELRSADSSAAQCSSYKVLRLLNEQTGEERAVNLRNEWSCCVISPGDTVHVIGQFDEGGNCDIDRDKNFLIVHPDILMSGTRVASSFSCQRRTVLDERLKNNDYSTAALAGTMLHQIFQAGLTKDHPTVNFMEDYAEMVLKKNIESLYACGVNENDIRKTMRDAIPRLLSWIMRFKNMEERKEPNVKFGFDNGPKNVGISEVIDIEEMVWAPKYGLKGMIDASVRVKIQSQRDEQEEKIMPVEFKTGKTPNSQSSVEHSAQVILYTLLMSERYQTTVDSGLLYYLQSDQTQGIVVQRSDLTGLIMQRNELASYILKALTLQQLPPMLQSPSICRGCRHLNVCSIYHKANGGSTEISGLGEIFYSLTNHMTSSHSKFLRQWDRLIDLEAKESEILRKEVWQSQSSKSSNRSGLSSIVLDSLGIPLEKSLKDNQFTYRFIQQDSSSNLSEVSNVSSSVSLENDLDSTLRSGDHVILRNQSSHQIIAKGVISDISPNHVSVSFSKRLRIPRSSSTVNDLIQQVWRIDKDEAVTSFATMRFNLVQLFLQNDRSAHLRRMIVDLEAPRFDSGSILSQDPAISYVCSEKSLNYDQRRAILKILTAKDYALILGMPGTGKTSTLVHAVKALLIRGTSILLTAYTNSAVDNLLIKLKAQGIDFVRIGRQEVVNEVVREHCLSAMSVQGVEDIKRRLEQVKVVAVTCLGISSPLLANKRFDVCIMDEAGQTTLPVSLGPLTFASAFVLVGDHYQLPPLVNSTEARENGMGISLFCRLSEAHPQAILALQSQYRMCQDIMDLSNALIYGDRLRCGSVEVANAKLEFSDLSCDLPWLEHVLNPRRPVIFIDTDKLPALEAREQKVVNNPIEAQIIAEIAKELVKNGIGKEHIGIITPYNSQANVIRHCTTSLAILTSLEIHTIDKYQGRDKDCILLSFVRSTENPTSCAASLLGDWHRINVALTRAKKKLIMVGSRRTLSKVPLLKLLISKVEEQSGILSLSNKDIYRKGELKRCSQLR, encoded by the exons GTGCAGCGGAGCAAGGATATTGAACACAAGAGACTGTGCGACCAGCCTTTGCTAAGACAGAACAAAAAG GCCTTGCTTGAACTCCTAGATCAAGTTGAAGATGCCATTGCTATTGATGATGCTCCAGTTTTCAATAGTAACACTTATTCCTTTAAAGTACCTCAAAATCAAGCTTACGAGCTCCCTGTCAAAGTCAGACCTGTAGTAGAAAGAACCGAATCATATTTACCTAAAGATGGTGTTGATGTCTTCTCCAATTCTAATTATTTGGTTTTGGAG GTATCTGAACTTAGGTCTGCTGATTCATCTGCTGCTCAATGCTCATCATACAAG GTGCTACGTTTGCTAAATGAACAAACTGGGGAAGAGCGAGCTGTAAACCTACGGAATGAGTG GTCTTGTTGTGTAATTTCACCTGGAGATACTGTGCATGTAATAGGACAATTTGATGAAGGGGGTAATTGTGATATTGATCGTGATAAAAACTTTTTGATTGTACACCCAGATATTCTAATGTCTGGAACGCGG GTTGCTTCCAGTTTTAGCTGCCAAAGGAGAACTGTCTTAGACGAGAGGCTGAAAAACAATGATTACTCAACTGCAGCATTAGCTGGAACAATGCTGCACCAAATTTTCCAG GCTGGGCTAACAAAAGACCATCCTACAGTAAATTTCATGGAAGATTATGCGGAAATggtattaaagaaaaacattgaaagTTTGTATGCATGTGGAG TAAATGAGAATGACATTCGCAAAACCATGAGAGATGCTATTCCTAGATTACTAAGTTGGATCATGCGGTTTAAAAATATGGAG GAAAGAAAAGAGCCGAATGTCAAATTTGGATTTGATAATGGACCAAAGAATGTTGGCATATCTGAG GTAATTGATATTGAAGAGATGGTGTGGGCTCCAAAATATGGATTAAAAGGGATGATTGATGCTTCAGTCAGAGTGAAAATTCAATCACAAAGGGATGaacaagaggaaaaaatcatGCCAGTAGAGTTCAAGACTGGAAAAACACCAAATAGCCAG TCATCAGTTGAGCACAGTGCCCAAGTAATTTTGTACACTCTCTTGATGTCTGAAAG GTATCAGACAACTGTTGATTCTGGTCTTCTATATTATCTCCAATCTGATCAAACACAG GGCATCGTGGTTCAAAGATCTGACCTAACTGGGTTAATAATGCAACGAAATGAACTAGCAAGTTATATTCTTAAGGCGTTGACTCTGCAACAACTACCTCCAATGTTACAG AGCCCTAGCATTTGCAGAGGTTGTCGCCATCTTAATGTTTGTAGCATTTATCACAAG GCAAATGGTGGAAGCACAGAAATCAGTGGGTTGGgagaaattttttattctctaactAATCACATGACTTCTTCGCATTCTAAGTTTCTCCGCCAATGGGATCGATTGATTGACTTAGAAGCTAAAGAGTCTGAG ATTTTAAGGAAAGAGGTGTGGCAATCACAGAGTTCAAAGAGTTCAAACAGGAGTGGTCTTTCTTCTATTGTTCTTGACTCACTAGGAATACCTCTTGAGAAATCCCTAAAAGATAATCAATTCACTTATCGTTTCATACAACAAGATTCTTCTTCTAACCTCTCTGAAGTTTCCAATGTGTCTTCTAGTGTCTCATTGGAAAATGATTTAGATTCCACACTTCGAAGTGGAGATCATGTG ATACTGCGTAATCAATCTAGCCATCAAATTATTGCTAAAGGGGTGATATCTGATATTAGTCCAAATCATGTATCT GTTTCCTTTTCAAAGCGATTACGAATCCCCAGGAGTTCTTCCACTGTAAATGATCTCATTCAGCAGGTTTGGAGAATTGACAAGGATGAAGCTGTGACTTCCTTTGCAACTATGAG GTTTAATCTTGTACAACTTTTTCTACAAAATGATCGAAGTGCTCATTTGCGGCGAATGATTGTTGACCTTGAG GCTCCTAGATTTGACAGTGGATCTATACTTAGCCAGGATCCTGCAATATCCTATGTTTGCTCTGAGAAGAGTTTGAATTATGACCAACGTAGAGCAATTCTCAAG ATACTTACAGCAAAAGATTATGCACTTATATTAGGGATGCCTGGAACAGGGAAAACTTCCACATTGGTCCATGCCGTGAAAGCCTTGTTGATTAGAGGAACATCCATTTTGCTAACCGCCTATACAAATTCTGCTGTTGATAATTTACTCATCAAATTAAAAGCACAG GGGATTGATTTTGTACGAATTGGAAGACAAGAAGTAGTGAATGAGGTGGTCAGAGAACACTGCCTCTCAG CAATGAGTGTACAAGGTGTTGAAGATATCAAAAGAAGGTTGGAACAAGTCAAAGTTGTTGCAGTTACTTGTCTTGGCATTTCTAGTCCCTTGCTTGCCAACAAAAGGTTTGATGTATGCATTATGGATGAAGCTGGACAGACAACCTTACCA GTGTCCTTGGGTCCTCTGACATTTGCTTCGGCGTTTGTACTTGTTGGGGATCATTATCAACTGCCACCACTTGTCAAT AGTACAGAAGCCCGAGAGAATGGCATGGGGATAAGTTTGTTCTGTAGGCTCTCAGAAGCACATCCACAGGCTATTTTAGCCTTACAGAGTCAG TATCGTATGTGTCAAGACATTATGGACCTTTCAAATGCCTTGATATATGGTGACAGATTGAGGTGTGGTTCAGTGGAGGTAGCTAATGCAAAACTTGAGTTTTCAGACTTAAGCTGTGACTTGCCTTGGCTAGAACAT GTTTTGAATCCTCGAAGACCTGTGATATTTATTGATACTG ACAAGTTGCCGGCTTTAGAGGCAAGAGAACAGAAGGTTGTAAATAACCCTATTGAAGCTCAAATAATTGCTGAG ATTGCAAAGGAATTAGTTAAAAATGGAATCGGAAAAGAACACATTGGCATTATTACTCCATATAATTCACAGGCAAACGTCATCCGCCACTGCACGACTTCCTTGGCGATACTGACTTCCTTGGAGATACATACCATTGACAAATACCAG GGTAGAGATAAGGACtgtatattattatcttttgtaAGGTCTACCGAAAACCCAACAAGCTGTGCTGCTTCTCTGCTTGGAGACTGGCACAGGATAAATGTGGCTCTTACTCGTGCTAAG AAAAAGTTGATCATGGTAGGGTCTCGGAGAACCCTATCAAAGGTTCCTCTACTGAAACTTCTTATAAGCAAAGTTGAGGAGCAATCTGGAATTTTAAGTTTGTCTAACAAGGATATATATCGAAAAGGTGAGCTCAAGAGATGTTCCCAACTCAGATGA
- the LOC106761192 gene encoding RING-H2 finger protein ATL52-like: MGSASNSNPNPYPWTPKDCSEGICSIYCPQWCYIVYSPPPPSLFFGADSDADDPSGFEFSPLIVAVIGILASTFILVTYYTIISRFCRRSSTMQSNDSAPEEDGSSELGQVSSSSNSGLDEALIKSIKVCKYTKGVVEAHDCSVCLSEFEENESLRLLPKCNHAFHLPCIDPWLKSHATCPLCRSTITIVCPNPAMEPPPTLTVNALEYQHRSSHVLVVVVQSSEQQHKVLSFDSHTFNETEG, from the coding sequence ATGGGTTCTGCAAGTAACTCCAATCCAAATCCATATCCATGGACTCCAAAGGATTGTTCTGAAGGAATCTGCAGCATCTACTGCCCCCAGTGGTGTTACATAGTCTactctcctcctcctccttctctcttctttggTGCTGATTCTGATGCTGATGATCCTTCAGGATTTGAGTTTTCTCCTCTCATAGTTGCTGTTATTGGAATATTAGCCAGCACTTTCATCTTGGTCACATACTACACCATCATCTCAAGGTTCTGCAGACGCAGCAGCACCATGCAATCAAATGATTCTGCACCAGAAGAAGATGGGAGCAGTGAACTGGGTCaggtttcttcttcctcaaattcTGGTTTGGATGAGGCTCTCATCAAATCCATCAAAGTCTGCAAGTACACAAAAGGGGTGGTGGAGGCTCATGATTGTTCAGTTTGTTTGAGTGAgtttgaagagaatgagagtttGAGATTGTTGCCAAAATGCAACCATGCTTTTCATCTCCCTTGCATTGATCCTTGGCTCAAATCTCATGCCACTTGCCCCTTGTGCCGTTCCACCATCACCATTGTTTGCCCAAATCCTGCCATGGAACCACCACCAACACTCACTGTTAATGCCTTGGAATACCAGCATAGAAGTAGCCATGTTCTTGTTGTGGTTGTTCAGAGCTCTGAGCAGCAGCATAAGGTGCTAAGTTTTGATTCTCACACTTTCAATGAGACTGAAGGGTAG
- the LOC106760820 gene encoding WAT1-related protein At5g07050, whose protein sequence is MATQRLRYCANFLENSKHHFAMIALQFGYAGMNIITKVSLNRGMSHYVLVVYRHAFATAVIVPFAFIFERKAQPRITFRIFMQIFILALLGPVIDQNFYYAGLKLTSPTFSCAMSNVLPAMTFIMAVLCRMEKLNMKKVRCQAKVVGTLVTVGGAMVMTLYKGPLVEMVWTKHALNQNQTNNATTNNGTTPSDKDWLIGSILLIIATLAWASLFVLQAKAIETYKNHQLSLTSLICFLGTIQAIAVTFVMEHDPSVWTIGWDMNLLAAAYAGIVTSSISYYVQGLVIKKKGPVFATAFSPLMMIIVAIMGSFILAEHIFLGGVVGAILIVIGLYSVLWGKHKEEVENKVVEDIPLPLKGAMLQSNNPDSNNISSLVINVTTEPPFKSNS, encoded by the exons ATGGCCACTCAAAGGCTTAGATATTGTGCAAACTTCCTTGAGAACTCCAAACACCACTTTGCCATGATTGCTCTGCAATTTGGCTATGCCGGCATGAACATCATCACCAAGGTTTCCCTCAACCGTGGAATGAGCCATTATGTTCTTGTCGTTTATCGCCATGCCTTTGCCACTGCTGTCATAGTTCCATTTGCCTTCATCTTTGAAAG GAAAGCTCAACCAAGGATCACATTCCGAATTTTCATGCAAATTTTCATCCTTGCTCTGCTTGG GCCTGTGATTGATCAAAACTTCTACTATGCTGGATTGAAATTAACTTCTCCAACTTTCTCCTGTGCAATGAGTAATGTGCTTCCAGCCATGACTTTTATAATGGCAGTTTTATGCAg GATGGAGAAGTTGAACATGAAGAAGGTGAGGTGCCAAGCAAAGGTGGTGGGAACATTGGTGACTGTGGGTGGAGCCATGGTGATGACCTTGTACAAAGGACCTCTGGTGGAAATGGTTTGGACCAAACATGCCCTTAATCAGAACCAAACCAATAATGCAACAACAAATAATGGAACAACACCTTCAGACAAAGATTGGCTCATAGGCTCCATTCTCCTAATCATTGCCACACTTGCTTGGGCATCCCTCTTTGTTTTACAA GCCAAAGCTATTGAAACCTACAAAAATCACCAGCTAAGCCTGACATCACTGATATGCTTCTTAGGCACTATTCAAGCTATTGCTGTTACTTTTGTTATGGAACACGATCCATCAGTGTGGACTATTGGGTGGGATATGAACTTGCTTGCTGCTGCATATGCT gGGATTGTTACATCAAGCATATCATACTATGTTCAAGGGTTGGTGATTAAGAAGAAAGGGCCTGTTTTTGCAACTGCATTCAGCCCTCTCATGATGATCATTGTAGCCATAATGGGTTCCTTTATCCTTGCAGAACACATTTTTCTTGGAGG TGTGGTTGGTGCGATCTTGATCGTTATAGGGTTATATTCAGTTCTATGGGGAAAGCACaaagaagaagtggaaaatAAAGTGGTGGAGGATATTCCCTTGCCTTTAAAGGGTGCAATGCTTCAATCAAATAATCCAGATTCCAACAACATCTCTTCACTTGTCATTAATGTCACCACTGAACCTCCATTCAAATCTAACAGTTAA
- the LOC106759747 gene encoding cytochrome P450 71A26-like isoform X2 translates to MNNPNTDSFSLLGVFHSPHFSELLRDFATRELNAFLWLSLVVVTTLLLRRLFSLFGIWRRARTIPGPPSSSFFGGCKLFSRPNFTFTDVLSECHKNYGPIVKLWLGPTQLLVSVRDPILIQDMLIKAEDKLPYTGKLFHLAFGQSSLFAPSFEKVQKRRELLATELNERLLKNGDMIPVKVADFITDKIENIKKKGGIDSRKGCKLSSHTKHDVHNESSNKEMKSADGAKCCSDDEFQDYYFFRDLKDHRDGKEESCGNVMRMIFHGCQTTSVLITDVLTRLVMHGEIQDKVYSEIRMVGRNPSKCEHEDVYRMPLLLATIYESARLLPTGSMLQRCSLKHDLSFASGVTIPAGAVLVVPVELVQKDEFNWGSDASHFNPYRFLSTVTNRSGSAEDLSSTGFSSFVLNDPNENAAFLPFGSGARACIGQKFIIQLVASVLASLLNKYEIRLSSDSNDDSNTTLKNNLLQRHPSSQILFMKRDQ, encoded by the exons ATGAACAATCCCAACACCGACAGCTTCTCTCTGTTGGGTGTTTTTCATTCTCCCCACTTCTCTGAACTTCTCAGGGATTTCGCCACGCGAGAACTCAACGCGTTTTTATGGCTATCTCTTGTGGTTGTCACCACCCTTTTGCTCAGAAGACTCTTTAGCCTATTTGGGATATGGCGCAGGGCTAGAACCATTCCCGGGCctccctcttcctctttttttggCGGCTGCAAGCTCTTTTCCCGGCCAAATTTCACCTTCACTG ACGTGCTGTCAGAATGTCATAAAAATTATGGACCTATTGTTAAACTGTGGTTAGGTCCTACTCAGCTTTTGGTGTCAGTAAGGGATCCAatcttaatccaagacatgcTTATAAAAGCCGAGGATAAGTTGCCTTACACGGGAAAACTGTTTCATCTGGCCTTTGGGCAATCAAGCCTCTTTGCCCCTTCATTTGAAAAG gTGCAAAAGAGAAGGGAATTATTGGCAACAGAGTTAAACGAAAGATTGCTGAAGAATGGTGATATGATTCCTGTGAAAGTTGCAGACTTTATCAcagataaaatagaaaacattaaaaagaaaggAGGTATTGATTCCAG AAAAGGCTGTAAACTATCTAGCCATACTAAGCATGATGTACATAATGAAAGTTCCAATAAAGAAATGAAGTCAGCAGATGGTGCAAAATGCTGTTCTGATGATGAGTTCCAAGATTACTATTTCTTTCGAGATCTTAAGGATCATCGAGATGGTAAAGAAGAATCTTGTGGGAATGTAATGCGCATGATATTTCACGGATGTCAAACTACCTCTGTTCTAATCACGGATGTATTGACTAGGCTTGTCATGCATGGGGAAATACAGGATAAG GTTTATTCGGAGATTAGAATGGTAGGAAGAAACCCATCGAAATGTGAGCATGAAGATGTTTATCGGATGCCGTTATTATTGGCTACAATTTATGAATCTGCACGCCTTCTTCCCACTGGTTCCATGCTGCAGAGATGTTCTTTGAAACATG ACTTGAGCTTTGCATCTGGTGTAACCATTCCTGCTGGAGCTGTATTGGTTGTACCAGTTGAATTGGTACAGAAGGATGAATTCAATTGGGGGAGTGATGCAAGTCATTTCAATCCTTACAGATTTCTCTCAACTGTTACAAATAGATCAG GTTCTGCTGAAGACCTTTCTAGTACAGGATTCAGTTCATTTGTACTAAATGATCCAAATGAAAATGCAGCATTCTTGCCTTTTGGATCAGGTGCACGGGCTTGCATTGGACAGAAATTTATCATCCAACTTGTTGCCTCAGTGTTGGCATCATTGCTAAATAAATATGAG ATACGGCTTAGCTCAGACTCAAATGATGACTCAAACACAACCTTGAAGAATAATCTTCTGCAGCGTCATCCCAGTTCACAGATATTATTCATGAAAAGGGACcagtga
- the LOC106759747 gene encoding cytochrome P450 3A31-like isoform X1, producing MNNPNTDSFSLLGVFHSPHFSELLRDFATRELNAFLWLSLVVVTTLLLRRLFSLFGIWRRARTIPGPPSSSFFGGCKLFSRPNFTFTDVLSECHKNYGPIVKLWLGPTQLLVSVRDPILIQDMLIKAEDKLPYTGKLFHLAFGQSSLFAPSFEKVQKRRELLATELNERLLKNGDMIPVKVADFITDKIENIKKKGGIDSRLVSQHIAFTIMGVTFFGDGFLASPKAAMYEELFMTIAKDACFWASYNVTPFWRRGFWKYQCLCTKLKCLTQDILQHCRKGCKLSSHTKHDVHNESSNKEMKSADGAKCCSDDEFQDYYFFRDLKDHRDGKEESCGNVMRMIFHGCQTTSVLITDVLTRLVMHGEIQDKVYSEIRMVGRNPSKCEHEDVYRMPLLLATIYESARLLPTGSMLQRCSLKHDLSFASGVTIPAGAVLVVPVELVQKDEFNWGSDASHFNPYRFLSTVTNRSGSAEDLSSTGFSSFVLNDPNENAAFLPFGSGARACIGQKFIIQLVASVLASLLNKYEIRLSSDSNDDSNTTLKNNLLQRHPSSQILFMKRDQ from the exons ATGAACAATCCCAACACCGACAGCTTCTCTCTGTTGGGTGTTTTTCATTCTCCCCACTTCTCTGAACTTCTCAGGGATTTCGCCACGCGAGAACTCAACGCGTTTTTATGGCTATCTCTTGTGGTTGTCACCACCCTTTTGCTCAGAAGACTCTTTAGCCTATTTGGGATATGGCGCAGGGCTAGAACCATTCCCGGGCctccctcttcctctttttttggCGGCTGCAAGCTCTTTTCCCGGCCAAATTTCACCTTCACTG ACGTGCTGTCAGAATGTCATAAAAATTATGGACCTATTGTTAAACTGTGGTTAGGTCCTACTCAGCTTTTGGTGTCAGTAAGGGATCCAatcttaatccaagacatgcTTATAAAAGCCGAGGATAAGTTGCCTTACACGGGAAAACTGTTTCATCTGGCCTTTGGGCAATCAAGCCTCTTTGCCCCTTCATTTGAAAAG gTGCAAAAGAGAAGGGAATTATTGGCAACAGAGTTAAACGAAAGATTGCTGAAGAATGGTGATATGATTCCTGTGAAAGTTGCAGACTTTATCAcagataaaatagaaaacattaaaaagaaaggAGGTATTGATTCCAGGTTGGTTTCTCAACATATCGCTTTCACTATAATGGGAGTCACATTCTTTGGAGATGGCTTCTTGGCCTCGCCGAAGGCTGCAATGTATGAGGAACTGTTCATGACCATTGCTAAAGATGCTTGCTTTTGGGCCTCCTATAATGTTACTCCTTTCTGGAGACGTGGATTTTGGAAGTACCAATGCTTATGTACAAAGTTGAAATGCTTAACTCAAGACATCCTTCAACATTGCAGAAAAGGCTGTAAACTATCTAGCCATACTAAGCATGATGTACATAATGAAAGTTCCAATAAAGAAATGAAGTCAGCAGATGGTGCAAAATGCTGTTCTGATGATGAGTTCCAAGATTACTATTTCTTTCGAGATCTTAAGGATCATCGAGATGGTAAAGAAGAATCTTGTGGGAATGTAATGCGCATGATATTTCACGGATGTCAAACTACCTCTGTTCTAATCACGGATGTATTGACTAGGCTTGTCATGCATGGGGAAATACAGGATAAG GTTTATTCGGAGATTAGAATGGTAGGAAGAAACCCATCGAAATGTGAGCATGAAGATGTTTATCGGATGCCGTTATTATTGGCTACAATTTATGAATCTGCACGCCTTCTTCCCACTGGTTCCATGCTGCAGAGATGTTCTTTGAAACATG ACTTGAGCTTTGCATCTGGTGTAACCATTCCTGCTGGAGCTGTATTGGTTGTACCAGTTGAATTGGTACAGAAGGATGAATTCAATTGGGGGAGTGATGCAAGTCATTTCAATCCTTACAGATTTCTCTCAACTGTTACAAATAGATCAG GTTCTGCTGAAGACCTTTCTAGTACAGGATTCAGTTCATTTGTACTAAATGATCCAAATGAAAATGCAGCATTCTTGCCTTTTGGATCAGGTGCACGGGCTTGCATTGGACAGAAATTTATCATCCAACTTGTTGCCTCAGTGTTGGCATCATTGCTAAATAAATATGAG ATACGGCTTAGCTCAGACTCAAATGATGACTCAAACACAACCTTGAAGAATAATCTTCTGCAGCGTCATCCCAGTTCACAGATATTATTCATGAAAAGGGACcagtga